In a single window of the Hirundo rustica isolate bHirRus1 chromosome 7, bHirRus1.pri.v3, whole genome shotgun sequence genome:
- the LOC120755361 gene encoding motor neuron and pancreas homeobox protein 1-like, translated as MHKPMEKSQNFRIEALLAEEPARSASPPGLSPGSPAASPGPAGRSDTPSPRAPPAAAPLAPAGFVPKPGLLHLSGPGLGALPALYSPAVYPLPTLGGQHPAFAYTGIPHLPPPGAEHLKAAVAGSFPLEHWIRAGMLVPRLSDFNAAPQSGLMGKCRRPRTAFTSQQLLELENQFKLNKYLSRPKRFEVATSLMLTETQVKIWFQNRRMKWKRSRKAKEQGAQVEAEKQRGLSKTCEKLLPGEPQGQAAESPEFMGHSPDSGFLHCSAAELSYGPDSSCSGGEEEEEDEMGATERKIGSVL; from the exons ATGCACAAGCCCATGGAGAAGTCCCAAAACTTCCGCATCGAAGCGCTCCTGGCCGAAGAGCCGGCGCGGAGCGCCTCCCCGCCGGGGCTGAGCCCCGGGAGCCCGGCGgcgagccccggccccgcggggcgcTCCGACACCCCCTCACCACGGGCTCCCCCGGCCGCTGCACCCCTCGCCCCGGCCGGCTTCGTCCCCAAGCCCGGCTTGCTGCACCTCTCTGGCCCCGGGCTCGGCGCCCTCCCGGCCCTCTACTCGCCTGCCGTGTACCCGCTCCCGACTCTGGGGGGCCAGCACCCGGCGTTCGCTTACACCGGCATCCCGCACCTGCCGCCGCCCGGCGCAGAGCACCTGAAGGCGGCCGTGGCCGGTTCCTTCCCTCTGGAGCACTGGATCCGAGCCGGGATGCTGGTGCCGAGGCTCTCCGACTTCAACG CTGCCCCGCAATCTGGCTTGATGGGGAAGTGCCGTCGGCCCCGCACAGCGTTCACCAGCcaacagctcctggagctggagaaCCAGTTCAAGCTCAACAAGTATCTGTCCAGACCCAAGCGTTTTGAAGTGGCCACGTCGCTGATGCTCACGGAGACGCAG GTGAAGATCTGGTTCCAGAACCGCCGCATGAAGTGGAAGCGGAGTCGCAAGGCCAAGGAGCAGGGGGCTCAGGTGGAGGCTGAGAAGCAACGAGGGCTCAGCAAAACCTGTGAGAAGTTGCTGCCCGGCGAGCCCCAGGGACAAGCTGCTGAAAGCCCCGAGTTCATGGGGCACAGCCCTGACTCgggcttcctgcactgcagcgCCGCCGAGCTGAGCTACGGCCCGGACTCGTCTTGCTCGGGGGgcgaggaagaggaagaggacgAGATGGGTGCCACAGAGAGGAAGATTGGCTCTGTGTTGTGA
- the IHH gene encoding LOW QUALITY PROTEIN: indian hedgehog protein (The sequence of the model RefSeq protein was modified relative to this genomic sequence to represent the inferred CDS: deleted 1 base in 1 codon), whose protein sequence is MKPARLLLLLSGCALLLAPAVRGCGPGRVVGSRRRPPRKLIPLAYKQFSPNVPEKTLGASGRYEGKIARNSERFKELTPNYNPDIIFKDEENTGADRLMTQRCKDRLNSLAISVMNQWPGVKLRVTEGWDEDGHHSEESLHYEGRAVDITTSDRDRNKYGMLARLAVEAGFDWVYYESKAHIHCSVKSEHSAAAKTGGCFPGRALATLEDGAQTPLWALRPGQRVLAMDGAGRPTYSDFLAFLDKEPRALATFHVIETREPPRRLVLTPTHLLFVAENASAPAARFRPIFASRVRPGHFVLVVLGGGGLQPAEVVRVWDRRDVGAYAPLTRHGTLVVDGVVASCFALVQDQQLAQLAFWPLRLYHSLVGWPGAQGDGVHWYSGLLYRLGRLLLPPDSFHPLGVSQAES, encoded by the exons ATGAAGCCGgcgcggctgctgctgctgctgagcgggTGCGCGCTGCTGCTGGCGCCGGCCGTGCGCGGCTGCGGGCCGGGCAGGGTGGTgggcagccgccgccgcccgccccgcaaGCTCATCCCGCTCGCCTACAAGCAGTTCAGCCCCAACGTCCCCGAGAAGACGCTGGGGGCTAGCGGCCGCTACGAGGGCAAGATCGCGCGTAACTCGGAGCGCTTCAAGGAGCTGACGCCCAACTACAACCCCGACATCATCTTCAAGGACGAGGAGAACACCGGCGCCGACCGGCTCATGACCCAG CGCTGCAAGGACCGTTTGAACTCCCTGGCCATCTCTGTCATGAATCAGTGGCCAGGGGTGAAGCTGAGAGTGACAGAGggctgggatgaggatgggCACCACTCAGAAGAGTCACTACATTACGAGGGCCGGGCCGTGGACATCACAACCTCGGACAGGGACCGCAACAAGTACGGCATGCTGGCTCGCCTGGCCGTGGAGGCTGGCTTCGACTGGGTCTACTACGAGTCCAAGGCACACATCCACTGCTCCGTCAAGTCAG AGCACTCAGCCGCTGCGAAGACGGGCGGCTGCTTTCCCGGGCGGGCACTGGCAACGCTGGAGGACGGTGCCCAGACGCCACTGTGGGCACTGCGCCCAGGCCAGCGAGTGCTGGCAATGGACGGGGCTGGCAGGCCTACCTACAGTGACTTCTTGGCTTTCCTGGACAAGGAGCCCCGTGCCCTCGCCACCTTCCACGTCATCGAGACACGGGAGCCGCCCCGGCGCCTGGTCCTGACGCCCACCCACCTGCTCTTTGTGGCGGAGAACGCTTCGGCGCCCGCCGCCCGCTTCCGTCCCATCTTTGCCAGCCGTGTGCGCCCGGGACATTTCGTGCTGGTGGTG CTGGGGGGGGGCGGCTTGCAGCCTGCTGAAGTGGTGCGGGTGTGGGACCGGAGAGACGTGGGAGCTTACGCCCCGCTGACACGCCACGGGACGCTGGTGGTGGACGGCGTGGTGGCCTCGTGCTTTGCGCTGGTGCAGGaccagcagctggcacagctggcctTCTGGCCGCTCCGGCTCTACCACAGCCTGGTGGGGTGGCCAGGGGCGCAGGGGGACGGTGTGCACTGGTACTCAGGGCTGCTCTACCGCCTGggcaggctgctcctgccccccgATAGCTTCCACCCACTGGGGGTATCCCAGGCggagagctga